From the Coraliomargarita sinensis genome, one window contains:
- a CDS encoding acyl-CoA thioesterase, producing MIHTISKFRVRYVETDRMNVVHHKNYLVWFEAARIEMLDEIDLPYAAVEAEGFFIPVLGANIEYKKPAFFDDRIEVHLYMREKPRARFRFDYEVRRDGELLAAGHTTHGFMDGRGKALRPPEAFLAKVLEAWNEPEG from the coding sequence ATGATCCACACCATTTCCAAGTTCCGCGTCCGCTATGTCGAAACCGACCGCATGAACGTCGTGCACCACAAGAACTACCTTGTTTGGTTTGAGGCGGCCCGCATTGAGATGCTCGACGAGATCGACCTTCCCTACGCCGCAGTCGAAGCGGAAGGCTTTTTCATCCCCGTTCTCGGTGCGAACATCGAATACAAAAAACCCGCTTTCTTCGACGATCGCATCGAAGTGCACCTCTACATGCGGGAGAAACCCCGCGCCCGCTTCCGTTTCGATTATGAAGTGCGACGGGACGGTGAACTGCTCGCGGCCGGCCACACCACCCACGGCTTTATGGATGGCCGGGGGAAAGCACTGCGTCCGCCCGAGGCTTTTCTCGCCAAAGTACTGGAGGCGTGGAACGAACCGGAGGGCTGA
- a CDS encoding shikimate kinase: MSEKSDSAKPNLYIVGFMGVGKSAIGRKVARELRYKFIDSDHEIESKEGMKVAEIFSQRGEPAFRSMEREFIESGHPDGSCVVSCGGGLVVQEGMSDLLKEKGVVVCLFASPECIIERTSRNKNRPLLNVDNPEKRVRELLSEREPIYMNAGACITTEGRSMPEVVRHVIRTYKAAARDYA, from the coding sequence GTGAGCGAAAAAAGTGACAGTGCAAAGCCAAACCTCTACATCGTGGGCTTCATGGGTGTGGGGAAGTCGGCCATCGGGCGAAAGGTGGCCCGCGAACTGCGCTACAAGTTTATCGATTCCGATCACGAGATTGAATCGAAGGAAGGGATGAAGGTCGCCGAGATCTTTTCCCAGCGTGGAGAACCGGCCTTCCGGAGCATGGAGCGGGAATTTATCGAGTCAGGCCATCCTGACGGTTCCTGTGTCGTCTCCTGTGGTGGAGGGCTCGTGGTGCAGGAAGGCATGTCGGACTTATTGAAGGAGAAGGGCGTGGTCGTTTGTCTCTTTGCCTCGCCGGAGTGCATCATTGAGCGCACCAGCCGGAATAAAAACCGCCCCCTTCTTAATGTGGATAATCCGGAAAAACGTGTGCGCGAGCTGCTGTCTGAGCGTGAGCCGATCTACATGAACGCCGGTGCTTGTATTACCACCGAAGGACGAAGCATGCCGGAAGTCGTCCGCCACGTGATCCGGACCTACAAGGCGGCCGCCCGTGACTATGCGTGA
- a CDS encoding IspD/TarI family cytidylyltransferase, whose protein sequence is MPAGINCALLLAAGSGARMQGSVADKILTPIHGIPVFMYSLRAFVACESITHIGIVYRDAAQQAQLAALVDDDIATKLIWIEGGAERQDSVLNGLQSLPADASHTLIHDCARPLITIAHLERLIETTRKDSAACLAHPVTDTIKRIPAADALERTTLEDLQRNLLWAMETPQAFRHADILKAYLHVKAEGLHVTDDCAAAASIDIKATLIHNQSPNPKITTASDLDYVEWLIGKE, encoded by the coding sequence ATGCCCGCCGGAATAAATTGCGCTCTCCTCCTCGCCGCCGGCAGCGGTGCGCGTATGCAAGGCAGTGTTGCGGACAAGATACTGACTCCCATCCATGGGATACCTGTTTTCATGTACTCACTGCGGGCCTTTGTCGCGTGCGAGTCCATCACACACATCGGCATCGTCTATCGCGATGCGGCCCAGCAAGCCCAACTCGCCGCCTTGGTCGATGACGATATCGCCACCAAACTCATCTGGATCGAAGGCGGGGCCGAGCGACAAGACTCCGTACTCAACGGCCTTCAGTCACTCCCCGCCGATGCCAGTCATACCCTGATACACGACTGTGCCCGACCGCTCATCACCATCGCGCACCTCGAACGATTAATCGAAACCACACGCAAAGACAGCGCCGCCTGCCTCGCTCATCCGGTGACCGATACCATCAAACGCATCCCCGCAGCAGATGCCCTCGAACGCACCACACTCGAAGACCTCCAGCGTAATCTTCTCTGGGCCATGGAAACCCCGCAGGCCTTTCGCCATGCCGACATCCTGAAAGCCTACTTACACGTAAAAGCCGAAGGGCTCCATGTCACCGACGACTGCGCTGCAGCCGCCAGCATCGACATCAAAGCCACCCTCATCCACAACCAAAGTCCCAATCCAAAAATAACCACTGCCAGCGATCTCGATTATGTTGAATGGCTGATCGGCAAGGAATAA